One window of the Emcibacter sp. genome contains the following:
- a CDS encoding 6-pyruvoyl trahydropterin synthase family protein: MFEICFTRRYSMSHRLFSLKDSRCFVPHGHNEFVKVYLSRPENDALDGDANMMAPFETLKKTWHRWIDDHLDHSLHLSHRDPLIGYFRDNEPENLAHLLVTPGDPTTEALAACLFAKINSFLDDLGLGILCHRMEIEETPTNTVIFHGDPDKALCTTGYTEAASPWWKRADMSINDLS; encoded by the coding sequence ATGTTTGAAATTTGTTTTACACGGCGATATTCCATGTCTCACAGGCTGTTCAGCCTGAAGGACAGCCGCTGTTTTGTGCCCCACGGTCACAATGAATTCGTAAAAGTATATCTGAGCCGCCCCGAAAATGACGCGCTGGACGGCGACGCCAACATGATGGCACCGTTTGAAACCCTGAAAAAGACCTGGCACCGCTGGATTGACGATCATCTGGATCACAGCCTGCATCTGTCCCACCGGGATCCCCTGATCGGCTATTTCCGGGACAATGAGCCGGAAAACCTGGCTCACCTCCTGGTCACCCCGGGAGATCCCACCACAGAGGCCCTGGCGGCCTGCCTGTTTGCCAAAATCAACAGCTTCCTCGATGATCTGGGCCTCGGCATACTCTGCCACCGGATGGAAATTGAAGAAACGCCGACCAATACGGTCATTTTCCACGGCGACCCGGACAAGGCGCTGTGCACAACAGGATATACTGAAGCGGCCAGTCCCTGGTGGAAACGAGCCGACATGTCGATCAACGATCTGTCCTGA
- a CDS encoding response regulator transcription factor, translating to MAQTYRILLVDDDEDLRATLAEQLAFHEEFETEQAGTGMDGLKAAKEGAYDLVVLDVGLPDIDGREICRMMRKSNIKIPIIMLTANDSDADTILGLDAGANDYVPKPFKFGILLARIRAHLRQHSISEDASFVIGPYLFKPGEKNLTHQESGEKIRLTEKETNILKYLKRAEGTAVSRDVLLDEVWGYNAGVTTHTLETHIYRLRQKIEPDPSNATILITEPGGYRLGD from the coding sequence ATGGCCCAGACCTACCGGATCCTTTTGGTGGATGATGACGAGGATCTTCGCGCAACCCTGGCCGAACAACTTGCGTTCCACGAGGAGTTCGAGACCGAACAGGCCGGCACCGGCATGGACGGCCTGAAAGCCGCCAAGGAAGGTGCCTATGATCTGGTCGTTCTGGATGTGGGCCTGCCGGATATCGACGGGCGGGAAATCTGCCGGATGATGCGCAAATCCAACATAAAAATCCCCATTATCATGCTGACCGCCAACGATTCCGACGCGGATACCATTCTTGGGCTTGATGCCGGCGCCAACGACTATGTTCCCAAACCCTTCAAGTTCGGTATTCTGCTGGCCCGTATCCGGGCTCACCTGCGTCAGCACAGCATCAGCGAGGATGCCTCCTTTGTGATCGGTCCCTATCTGTTCAAGCCCGGCGAAAAGAACCTGACCCACCAGGAGAGCGGGGAAAAGATCCGCCTGACCGAAAAGGAAACCAATATCCTGAAATACCTGAAGCGGGCCGAAGGCACAGCCGTCAGCCGGGATGTGCTGCTGGATGAGGTCTGGGGATATAATGCCGGTGTCACCACCCATACACTGGAAACCCATATCTATCGCCTGCGCCAGAAAATCGAACCGGATCCGTCGAATGCCACGATCCTGATCACGGAACCCGGCGGCTACCGCCTTGGTGACTAG